The DNA segment GTAGTAACTATAGGAGCGGTATCCGAATTGCCCAGCAGCAATAAATGGGCTTGTTCCCAGTAGGACTCGCGGAATTTTTTCGCCTTTAATCTTCATTAGTTGAACTTGGCAAACCGAATGAAACGGCCGAAGCATCGCAAGGGGAATACTCATTTTGAACTACTAACCCACGCAGGGGTTGACACTCGTTCACCTACATTACATAACTTGTTTTTCAAAATTTACTCTTGACCCCTATGATGTTTAATTTCAGTAATGGCTAGAATTTGATGTACTTCATGAGGTTTACGCTGAGGAAATTATTAGCACGATGGACGATCTTAGATTTTAAATCAATAAGAACTAATCCTAAGTTACGGATCACAAACTGCTTTTTAGTGTAATGAATAGCATCCTCGGCAAATCCGACATCCGAGACTATGGCTAACCAAGTCCATTTAATCTCGTTTTCTTCCATATATTTCATCGCCGCATCTACTGCCAATAGAACTTGGCCTATGTCTACTTGGGTTTCAGGTTTACCGCAGATAACCATCGTAGCAACTTCCCAGTTAGGATTAAGCAATCTTTCATAAAGTCTTGAAAACAACCAGCCGCTAAAATGCGTATTTCCCCTTATCAAAAGATCGATTTTCACTCCATGAACATCAACGTTGCTTTCTGACCTGTACCAACTAGCTACCATAAGGTTCTTCATGATTCTCTTTCTTAGGGATTCAATGAATAATGCCCTATCGACAGTTTTCGCCGGAGTGAAAAACTTTCATTCCCCCGCATATATTCCTGCCTCGTAGTTTCTATACATTTCTATAAAAGAAGTTTGTAAGGCGCTTAGGAAAATTGTAGTTTAATACATTCCACGATGAATTATATCCTTCATGATGCGTCTTGGCGGTGGGGGAGGTATAAAATCAGGATAGCCAACTGGGATTATTGCCATCACTTCTATTTCGTCTGGAATGTCTAGCAGATTTTTAAGAGCTTGTTTATCAAAAAATTTTCCGAGAATGGTATTCGAAAGGTCAATCCACGCAGTCCCCAAACCTAGGGCGTGGGCGGCGAGTAACATGTTCTGGATTGCAGCCGCAGTATCGATTTCATAAGATTCGGATTTAGCTGGGTCCGCGCAGACGATTATATGAATTGGAGGGACTTCCAGCTGGGCTCTAAGCGCATCCTTCATTTTTTCTATTTTTTCTTTAAATTGGGCGGGGTCATCTACGCGATCCGCGTGCTCCGATTTCGGAAGCTCTTCTGCTTCTCTTAAATACCCATTCACGTATAGTTCGGCAATCTTACGTCTGTCCTCCTTGTCGTTTACGACAATGAATTCCCAAGGTTGCTTATTAGCTGCTGAAGGCGCCCAACGTGCAGCATCTATCATCATCATTAAAGGCTCGGATGAAACATCCTTAGGCTTGAATTTCCTTATGGTTCTCCTTGTTTTTATAGCCTTGAAGACATCCATGGATTTCTCTCCATTGAAATAGATTGGAATCCTCTTTTTAATCGCTTTTATAAGGAGAATTCTCGCAATTTAAACTCTAGTTAGCGGACTACCTCTTCAACATCTCTATACCATTGTTTTTTGTCGCCGATTTTAGCTCGCATCGTCCACCCCATGGATTTAGGCTCCCTCTCGATTTGCATTAAAAGCTGATCAATTTTTGTGATTACATCAGTCTTGTCGTTTTCCGTAAGGAGGCTATAGTTGGGAATGAAGCTTTTGACTTTTTGTAGGTTCATTGTTACTGTTCTCCATAAGCCCCAATCATTTGCGCAAAGTTTTGCTAAGTATCCGGCGTTCACCGTTTCTTTGTCCGAATTCCCTACCTCATGCTCTCTGAGAAGCATAATCGTGTCAATGATGTCCTTTTCATTCAATTTTACTATCTGCATTTTTTCCAGCAACATGTCCACTAGCGAGATCGTCGGATAATCGATTTCAAGTCGACCTTTAAAGTCTATATCGTGACACATTTCAAGTTTATCGAAGAAGACGTCTGATTGGCGATGGTTGGTTGAATCGATGAAAATAAGTCTTTTCCCGCCGAACAGCATTTTGATCATTCTGTCAGTTTGGTATCCTAATCCCTCAAACAGTTTTTCAATATCTTTACGCTGCTGGCTATATGCCATGAAGTCTATATCTGAGAGAACTCTGCCTAACGCGTCTTGAATATGCCCGAAGTTTGGGCAATGGATCCTAAAGGCAATGGCCCCCATTAGCCTTAATTTGATGCCTCTTTCTTTAGCAGCTTCAAGAATACGACTTGCTTCTTTTATGAAATCTTCATGCGGCGTATTTGGACGATTGGTCATTATGTATTCACACCAAATAGATTACGTGGAAAATAACAATTATTCGCTGATATAAAAGACCTTTTCTAACCTTCAACCTTCCAGTATCTTTCAACTCCTTTTTCACTAAGGTCTATGATAAATCCTCTGAGGATCCCCTCTGTATACTCTGAGCCTGGATTAAGAACTATGGTTTTACCAATTACGTCAGATGCGAAGGATTCATGGATGTGTCCATGCAAGCCCAGCATTGGCTGTCTTTCTTCTACGGCTTTTCTTATTGCCTTACCTCCTACATGCTCAAAAACTGGATCGCCGAGGATGTAGACTGGTTTTAATTTTTTGTCAAGTTTCGGAGCCAAGTCAAGTCGGGTATTATATGGGGGGCAGTGGAAATTATAAATCGCCTTGCTGTGATCTTTTACCTTTTCAACTTCTGCTTTGACCTTTTTCTCTAATTCTCCTTCTGAGCATTCTCGTGGCGTATTCCAAGGGGTTGGATTAACATAGTCTAAACTAATCATTTCATAGTCGTAGCACAGGTTTATCACTTTGCCCAGCGGATAGATAATGCCTCTGTCCTCGTAGGATTTTATAACCTCGTCGATTGCAAATTCATCGTCGTTTCCAGGCATTACTAGGACGGTTTTCTCCTTGGTATTTACCTTTTCGATAATAAACTCCATCCAAGTCTTAATTCGGGCCCGCATCAAATCTATAAATAATTGGTCCAATTTCTTTGGATTTTTTTGCAATTCTAAAACATCTTCGGGCGTGCATACGTAAGGATAATAACCTGTAAACTTAATTTTCTCTTCCATTTCATGAACTTCTGTTTCACTTTTTAATCTCCATTCTCTTCCAAAAATTGAGCAAGTATATGTGCCATCTTTCTGTTTGATTATTGGCACAATCGACTTGCCAGTTAAATCTCCAGACAGAATCAATATGTCTGCCCCATGAACGAGTGGGACGTTAGCCCATTTCCTCCATACTTGGTCGCTACCATGGACATCTGTAGCAAAATATATTCTCACCAATAAGCACTGCCCTCCGAATTAATGCATGTTTTAAAAAAAGGAAGTAGGGATGTTTAAGAATGTTTCGTTTATGCTGGCGGGATCTCGGCATATATGGATTTAACATCAATGCCTTTCTTAGTGTTGTATACGTAATACCCTACAAAGATGATGGCGCCAAGCATCATCCACATAGCTTGCGTGAACATATCACGCATGCTCAGCCACGTTGCACAGACCAGCCAGAAATAGAAGTTAAGCCCGAAGCCAACGATGCCACAGATAGTCAGCACTGGAACGCCGCCGATTTCAAACCTTAATCCCTTTTCATATACGTCCTTACGTACATATGGTGTTAATGCAGCGGCGAGACAGCCGAATGACACCAGTACTTGGTACAACATTGTGGTATCCATGGCTGCTATGTAAGCTCCTGCAACTCCTAACTCAAGGAAGTAGCAGAGGATAACAGCTATTGCACCGCCGATAATGGTTAATGTGTTTGCCCAGTATGGGGTGTGGAATCGTGCGTCTACGGCGGCAAATGTTTCAGGGAAGAATCGATCAAAGGACCAAGAGAAAATCAATCTTGAGCAAACAACGAAGAAGGCTGGGATGTCGTTCATCAGCCATATTGCTGCGGTTACTGCAACGAATAGTTGGAGTGCTACATTACCTGGAGCTAGTGCTGCAGCAAAACTTGGTAGATATCGTGGTGGAGGATGTGTGATAATTGCTTGTAGATCGGTTAGGAAGTTCTTGTGAACAAAGCAGTACAAGGGTATGAAGTCGCCGTACGCCTTATACACAAGTGCTGAGCATCCAACGTAGTATCCTATGATACAGACCGTCCCAAGTATCATTGCAATAACCATGCTTCTGCTTGGGTTCTTAATTTCACCACCGACATATGCGGCAGCTGTGAACCCGATATATGCCCAGATCGCGGCAACTCCCGCCGCCATTGTGGAATCCATACTAAATGGAGCTATAGGAAATGCTGGATGGTCTTTGTGGGCATAAGCCAATGCTACTATCTTATCCCATGATCCAGCTCCCCATGTCGCGTCCCAAAGCGGTTTAGCCGCCACGGGGGTTCCTGCGGCACTCAGTAGGAAAATTGTGGCGAAGCTGCCCACAGCGGGAATTACTAACAATGTATTTACCAGATAGCCATAAGACCTCATTCCAAAGTATGCCAAACCAGCGAAGATAATTAAGAGTATGAATCCACCGACAAGCATCGTAGGAACATCTGAAGCCATTGTGGATCCTAATGTCAGCCATGCCGTGTTTCCAGTTGCAGCGCCAGCTATTATGAGGCAGAGACCCCAAACTGCAATATCGTAGAAACAGATAATGCCAAGCGACAATACCTCGGTAAACCAGAAACCCCAGCTTGATAGGAAGCCGATAGCTGGGTTTAGAGCTCTTGTAATGTAGATATAGTCTCCGCCCGTGCGAGGCATGCTAACTGCTAACAAAGTGTAACATATTGCCGTCAAGATTACGGGAATGGCTACGATGGCGAATGCAAGTGGTACGTTAGCTCCGGGATTATTATACGAAGCTTCAACCATGAGCCTGTTGATGCCACCGCCGATGGTGTGGCTTAAGCAGAGCGACATTGCGGTGAATGGTCCTACTTCCCTGACTAGCCCTGAAGCCCTTCTGACAAATATTGTCGGTTTGACTTCTTCAGCCAATTTTTTCCTTTCCCCTCTCCTTTTAATGAGTTATCTTTTTAGACCGAGAGGGGTATTTAGTTTTTTGGGTATCTTATTTTATATGCGTGAGGGATGGGCTGTGGGTCCATTATCGCTAGCGATACGGAAGGGTAAGCCAGAGTTAACTGATCTTGTTCATTTTATCAGCGTGCTTGATGGTTTTCGAGTTGGTCGAAGTGTGAAATTGAGAGACCTCGACCGGTATACTAAGAAATTGCATTTAACTGATATGGGTAGAGCCTGGAAGTCTCTTCGGCGTGATTTAGATGCTATTGCAAACTTGCCCTCTTATTCTCCCCATATGTTATCTTATGTTAATCTTTTAGTTTTCCTTCGTTTTCTAATGGGCATTAGTTTCACATTGTTAATTGCTCTTTCTTTACTAGTTTTCATTGGAAGATTAGAACTTGAGCAGCCCCCGTTTACCTTTACAAATATTTTCGTTGGCTTGCTCGCTTTTGCAAACATCGTGTTAGTTATTCGGTTTTTTGTCAGAGAAAAGGTTAGGGGCTTTTACGAGAGTTCTGTAAGCAGATATCGGGGTAAAATAGCTCATCTAAGAGAAGTTAATCAGGTTTTAATTAACCAACTTAGCGAAAAGATCCGTAAGGCTAATGAAAACCCCAAGAAGTACAAGTTAACTCTTTATAACATTGACTATGAAGGGATCAAAGTTTTGAAGAAACCGGGTTGGTTGCGGGAGCACTATGTTGCAATTCCAATAGTAGGTAAAGCTGATTAACTTTTTTTGGATTAAGTTATTTTACTTCCTTACTTACGATTGCAAACAACAGTACGGATATCAGTATCGCAACAAAAGTAAACTCTTCTATGATTAGGTTATAGAAGGAATGAGCCAGAACAGCCCCTATGAAACTTGCAACAATGAATAAACTTGAGCGTCCTTCAACCTTCTTGCCAATTCCATATCCACCTAAACCTGTGGAACCCGCATGAAAGAAAGTCGCAGAAAAAGCCCTCCAAAGACTGGTCAGTAACCATTGGGTAAACCCTCCAGAGAGTAGAGCTGACGCTTCAAAAAGAAGGTTCTCTGCAGCGGAAAATCCTAGGCCTGAAGCTGAGCCGTAAACTATGCCATCCTTAGCTCCGTTAATGACACCATGGCCACGGAGTCTCAGCACACCCATCGGTTTTAAACCCTCCTCAACTAAAGGAGCTACGATTAAAGCTGTGATTTCAGCTGGTTCCAGGTCTAAAAACCTGAAGCCCATCCATCGTATAATTATAGAACTAGCCATTTCAATGATTAAGGCTAATATAGAACAGACTACAGCTCCGTAGACAAATGTTAAAAAGATGGTTCTGAAGGGTGCATGTCCAAAGTGCTCACGGCGCCAGACATAAAATAGTAAACAGAGAGAAGGTGCGAAGGCAGCTACGAGGAATGCTATAATAAATTCCAGTGGGGTCATGGGCTTCTCAATACTTAATTAGCTTAAACGATAATAAATCACCTTGTGAGTTGTTTCGCTAGGTCTTCGGGGTTTTCTTTTATTACTTTTAACGCTTCTGAGTCATTTAAGCCCGATCCGAGGGCTATTTGGTATGCTTGCTTCTGAGAAAGAAATTCGGTTGGTTCGTGAAGGTCGGTATTTAGGATCATTTTCGCTTCCGTCTCCTTTGCGATTTTCACTACGTGTCCATTGGTGAGGCAGTGTCCCTTTCTAGCAGATAACTCGATGTAAATATTATTTTTCGCAGCTAGGGCCGCGTCAACTTCGCTTAATAAGCCTGGGTGGGCGAGGATGTCAACTTCTTCACAGATTACTGCTGCGTGGTTGGTTCCGCGTTGTACTGGCTCAACCAGGGTTTCTCCATGGACTAAGATGAGCTTTGCTCCTAATAGCCTTGCGCGACGGGCTAATCCATTAATGCTTCGCAGTGGAATGTGGGTTAACTCTACGCCAGGAATGAGTTGCACTGAAGAATGTTTTTTCAATTCTTTAGCAGCGGTGACCAATCTTGGGATAATAAATTCCAAATTTGAGGCATCAGCATGGTCAGTAATTGCCACCACACTATAACCCATTGCCTCTGCCCTCCGAACAATCTCACTGGGTAAGAGAACGCCATCACTGAATAACGAATGGATATGCAAGTCAATTCTGTTCCCCAGTTTCCCCATTTTCATCGAATCAAGCCTTCAAGATAGTTTTTAACGCTTTAATGAAACGTTCATTTTCTTCTTTTAAGCCTATACTTACACGGATATATTCTCCATCAAGCCCTTTTGCACCGGTGCAATCTTTTACTAAGATGCCTAGGTTACTGAGTGCGTTTACAATTTCGGTTGAACTATGGCGGGATTCGGTTACGTCGATTAGGATGAAATTAGCTTCAGAAGGGAAAGCTCGGATTTTTCTTATTTTCGCAAGCTCTGAATATAGGTATCTTTTCCACTTCCTTATCAATCCTCTAGCCCTTATTGCATGTTGAATATCGTCTAATGCTGTGATGGCAGCTCTTTCCGCTAAGAGGCTTACGTTGAAAGGTAATCTAACACGATCAAGGTAATTTATTATTTCTGGGGACGCGAGGACATAGCCAACTCTTAATCCTGCTAATCCCAGAAACTTTGAAAACGTCCTCAGTATGATAACATTTTCATATTTTTGAACTAGGGGGATAAGGGTTTTCGCCGAAAACTCGGCGTAGGCTTCATCGATGACCAGTAGCTTACCAGTTAGGGCGAGTTCTTCAGCGTCATTTTCTAATATAGCGCTTCCAGTTGGATTGTTGGGACTGCAAATAAAAATTAACTTTGTACGTTGCGAGATTGCTTGTTTAATGCCCTCTATGTCCCAATAGAATTTTTTTCGCATTGGGATGAAAATTGGTTTCCCCTCCGCGAGTTTCAAAACTTTTTCATAAACCTCGAAGGTTGGAACTGAGATTATTGCTTCATCGCCTGGGTTAACAAAAGTCTTAATCAACAAGTCTATCGCTTCGTCGGAGCCGCTTCCAACGATTACGTTCTCAGGCTTAAGTGAAACGTACTTGGCGATCCTCTGGCGTAGTTCCACGTAACTAGGATCAGGATACCTGTTCACCATCGTCGTTGCATCAATTATTGCTTGAACAACTTTGGGGGATGGTCCTAGGGGATTTTCGTTAGCGTGCATTCTGATTACGTCTTTCTTCATGGGCGTTGGTGGCTTGCTTATTGGGAAATATAGTTTAGCCTCTTTTGCAGAATGCCTAACGTAACTCTCAACCCTAATCAAAGTCAATCCTCCAGAATATGTTGAATAGCGTTTAAGCGTTTATAACCAGTAGCCTTTAATATGCCAAGTTTAAAAGAAGCGTTGAAAGGGGTTTTCTTGAATTTAAAGGGAGTCTGTTATTTTCGTGAGCTACCAACGACTTAAGTCGTTGGCTTCCTCCTTCATTCAGCCGTTTGTAGGCGGAAGGCTGTACATCCTTCCAAGCTACGGGCTTGGTTACGCACCGCAGCTCTCTCAGCCAAACGATGCACGGATTTTTCAGAGGCGTTTCCCTTGAGGATTCGGACTACCCTCAGCCCTATTCATCGAAAAAATAGGCTGGGGGAGAAAATATAAGAAATGTTCGCTTTCATCCCACCCCCTAAAGGACGTGGGATTTCCCGCTCACGGATTTAAATGTAGTTCAACTAATTTTGCTAATGTCTTCTCATAGATTTTGACGCTTTTCAAAACTTCAGAGATTGCAATATGCTCGTTGGGAGCGTGGTCGAGGTGCGAATCCCCTGGGCCATAGGTGACTACGGGTATTTTCAACTGATTTCCCAATATGTTCATGTCTCCTGTTCCAGTTTTTCGAAGTAGCTTCGCAGGCTTCCCTGTAACTTCTCTAATAGCCCAAGTTAAAGCGTGAACAAGCTTTGATCTACCGTTAGTTTCAAATGGCTCATTTTGGTCTAAAATTTTTAGATTTATGTTAACTTCTGGATTCGCTAAGTGAAACTGTTGAAGGACAGTTTGGGCTTCATTTTTTATATCTTCACACTTAAACGGAGGAGGCACTCTGACATCGATGTGAATTTCGCATATGCCCGGGATAATATTAAAGTTGGTCCCTCCTCTAATTTTGGTTAGGCTTGTTGTAAGGGAGTAAAATAGACTGTTTCCCTTCATTTTATTAGATAGCGAAGTCTCAAGGGTTTTCCAGACTTCAAATGCTTTTTCAATGGCGTTTGTATACATCCAAGGGGCACTGGAGTGTCCTGAGGGGGTTCGACATGTAATTTTGAAGTGTAGGCTTCCTTTATATCCAATGGTAATGTTTTGGACTCCACTAGGTTCTCCGAATATTGCGTAATGAATAGAAGAGGGCTTTTTCACGAAATATTTAATTCCTCTACTCTTCCTCTCCTCATCAACAACCCCTGCAATGAGCACTCTACCTTGCGAGCTATGGGCTGCGAAATTAGCGCCTGCCACTATCATGGATGCAAGGGAAGCCTTCGCGTCAACCGCTCCCCGACCGTAAAGGAAGCCGTTTTTAACTTTAACTGGTATAAAACCTGGGACTGTGTCTAAGTGGCTGCAAAGCAGGATGGTTGGATTTCCCTCCCCAATAGAACCGACCAGATTTCCAATTTCATCTATTTTGGTGTCGTAACCCAGTTCTTCTAATTTAGAAAACAGGAATTCGGTTAGTTTGGTTTCCCTTCCTGAGGGGCTGTATATTTCAAGCATTTTTGTGAGGAGGTCGATAACATAATTTTGCATCGATTTCCTTCCGTTGGTGAGATGGTTTTACGCTAAAATAAGATAAATGTTCATTCAAGTTAGCGTTTTAATGTTTTGCCAGATTTACCGCGTAGTCGATTATTAAACCTTGGATGTTAACACCTGTTGTTGGGACAGTATTTTTGAACTCCACGGTATTATTAACCTCGTGAACGAGAAGCCCTTCTGGACTTTCCATACAGTCTATTCCGAGAACTCCTCCACCTACAGCCTTCGCAGCTTTTAAGCTAATTTCCTCTAGCTCACTGGTTATGGGACAAGCCACGGCTTTTCCACCTAAGGCGGTATTAGTTTTCCACTGTCCGGGCGCTGAGTACCTATAGATTGCTGCTACTGCTTCATCTCCAATAACCACGGTTCTGATATCCCTTGGAGGGCGATTAACCTTTGGTTGAACGTAGAAGATTTGGTACAACGGAAACATATAGGATCTGTCTTCCATGATGGCTTCTGCGGATTCTCTGTCGTTTAAAAGGGCGACTAATCTCCCCCAACTTCCGGTAACCGGTTTAAGCACTGCTGGATAGCCGACTACAGTGTCCAGTGCGCGTAACGCGGATTCAGGTGAAAACGCCACGATAGTTTTAGGTGTTGGTACTTTGGCGTTCATAAGGGCTAATGTCGTTAGCAACTTGTTGCCACAGGTTAACGCAACATCTAGAGGATTGATTACAAGTTTTCCTTTAGCTTGAAGAATTGCTGTGAGATGTACTGCTCGGTAATAGCCAACGCACCTTTGTAAAATTACATCTCCAAATTCTGGTCCGCCGTCGGTGTTAACACTGAGAAAGAGGTTATCAGTGTCTATTGGCGTTATGTTGATTCCTTTATCCCTTGCGGCTTTAATAAGCGCCTTTTCTTCCCAGCGGATTACATCATAGAGCAGCCCGATTGTGGTCACTCAGGCTACTCTCCCCAATCTTCTCCTTCAACACGGGCTACTTTTATCTCTGCATGGTCTCCTTGAATACTGCAAACTTCGAATTCTAAGCCACAATCTGGGCAGCTGACCAGCTCTCCTGGCATCACATCTTTAGGTAGGTTAATTTGAGCTTCGCATTCTGGACATTTGGCTTGCATCCTCATTTATCCCTCCAGTAGACAATCCTTTGCTGCTTTTCCTCCGCGACTCTTCTTATCACCTCGAAGATGAATGTAGTTATTTTGATGCACAAAAATAAGGATATCGTACTCGATATAAATTTTTTCGTAAAAAAGGTATATTTTCAGTACCAAGCTTTCAAGACTATTAATGTATTTGTATCTTTAATCCCGTTTACATGCCGAATTTCATCGATGCATTTATTAATGGCAGCAATATCCGTACCCGAGATTACAGCTGCAACGTCGTATTGCCCAGTAACCTCATACACCACTTCAACTCCGTTTATTGCTCGGATTTGTTCTGCTACCTGAGGTGTCGGTATGGAAGGTGTTGTGGAAACTAGTGTTACCGCCTTTATGCCTTCTTTAGCGGCTACCTCAATTGAAAAGCGTTTTATAACCTCATTTTTCACGAGATTTTGTATTCGCTTTCTGACTGCTCCTTCAGATAACCTAACAGCTTTTGCGATTTTTATGTAGGGGGTTCTAGAATCCTTCTTGAGTATGCTTATTATTTTTTCATCGATTTCGTCCAAGCGGTTTCACCTTGTGGTGCATCAATCATGGAGATTTCGCCTTATTACGAATTCTGGGTCAAAACTTAAAAACTAGTTATGCTGAAGCTTTATTCTTTCTTCTTCGGATATGATGTTTTTAAGCACATTAACAACTGTGTCAATTTGGGTTTTTTCGATAATTAGGGGTGGCAGAAATCTAAGCACGGTTTTCCCTGCATAAAGTAGGATAACTCCTTGGTTAATAGCTTTTGATAATATGTCTTGAACGTCAAAACGGAGTTCCATGCCAAGCATTAATCCAAGACCACGCAGTTCCCTTATGATTTTGGATTGTTCCTGAAGTTGAGAAAGTTGTTTCTTAAAGTATTCTCCAATTACTGCAGCTCGCTCAACAAGTTTTTCTTCCAGGATAACATCGATCGTGGCGCTGGCAGCAGCGCATGCAAGTGGATTGCCTCCAAACGTGCTTGTATGCTCACCCATCTTAAGAGAGGACATAATATCTGCGGTAGCGAGGGTTGCACCCATCGGGATTCCTCCCGCAATCCCTTTGGCTACGCACATCACATCGGGCACAACACCCCAATGTTCAGAAGCCCACATCTTCCCGGTTCTTCCTAAACCTGATTGTACTTCGTCGAAGATCAGTAAAATTTCTCGTTCATTGCATAATTTTCTCAAAGCTTCTAAGAAGCCGTTAGGGGGGACGTGAATGCCACTTTCGCCTTGGATTGGTTCGATGAGAATCGCAGCTGTTTTTTCAGATATGGCTTCATCTACTTTCTCAATTTTTCCAAATGGGACAAATTTAAAGCCTGGTACGAGCGGTTCAAAAGGTTCCCTATACTTTGGGTTCCAAGTTGCTGAGAGGGCGCCTAATGTTTTTCCATGATAGCTTCCGGTGAATGCGATTATCTCATTTTTTCCAGTGTGTTTTCTGGCGAGTTTAATTGCACATTCTACAGCTTCGGCACCACTGTTGCAAAGGTAAATCTTTTCAAGTCCTCGGGGGCTGATTTTTACCAGCCTTTCAAGGAGTTCCACACGTGTTTTATTGTATAAGGAGCCGTGGCACGTAATTAGCTTCTCAACTTGGTTATGAATAGCCTCCACAACTCTGGGATGGCAATGACCAACTAATGAAACACCGTAACCACCCATACAGTCAATGTATCTCTTTCCATTAATGTCCCAAAGGATAGCACCGGACCCTTTTTCGATAACTAGGTTGAATTTTTGGTATACATGCGCCGTATGGGCGTCTTCAGTTTCAATGATGGTTTTTTCGTTCAAGGGTAGATCACTGTGCCTGTGGAATGTGATAGAGCAGAGGAGATCGGATTCTTCTCCATTCCTGAAGCGATTATGGCTTCTTTAACTCCCATGTTAAGGGCTTCAATTGCGGCGTAAACTTTCTTTTTCATTCCATGGCCTATTTTTGGAAGGCCAATTCTGGCTTCTTGTGCATTTATTTTAGATATTATCTTGTTGTTAATGTAAATTCCCGGGACATCGGTGAGGAAAATTAAGTGATCGACTTTTAAAGAGCCGGCAATATAAGCAGCGGCTCGGTCGCTGTCGACGTTTAACGCTTCAAACTCTTCGCTTATGGCAACCGGAGCAATAACTGGGAGGTATCCATGTTGGAGTATAAATTCAAGTATTTTTGTATCAACTAGGTTAATCTTGCCAGTGTATCCGCCGTCTATGATTCTTTTACGTCCCTCCTCGGTTACAATAACTAGCTTTTTCTTCCTCTCAGCTTTCAGAAGCGCCCCGTCAACGCCTGAAATGCCGATTGCGGGGATTCCATGGCCTAACAGTGTTATGACAATTTCTTTATTAATTTTCCCTGCCATTACCATCGTGAAGATTTCGGCGGTTTCTTTATCCGTGTATCGACTTCTCATCCCGTCAGGTGAGACTATAAACTGTTGGGTTTTCCCCATTTTCTCTGCGATTTGGGTAACTTCAATTGCTCCGCCGTGGACTAGAACTACCTTATGGTGTTCGTGAGCGCTTTTTAAATCGTCTAGGAAATCCGCTGAAACTCCGGTTTTGATTGTGCTTCCTCCAATCTTAACAACTAGGGTCATTCTTGATCACATCGGGTGGTATCCAGGGTGTTCTAAGCCTGTTTTTTCTTCGATTCCAAGTATT comes from the Candidatus Bathyarchaeota archaeon genome and includes:
- a CDS encoding phosphoesterase; translated protein: MVRIYFATDVHGSDQVWRKWANVPLVHGADILILSGDLTGKSIVPIIKQKDGTYTCSIFGREWRLKSETEVHEMEEKIKFTGYYPYVCTPEDVLELQKNPKKLDQLFIDLMRARIKTWMEFIIEKVNTKEKTVLVMPGNDDEFAIDEVIKSYEDRGIIYPLGKVINLCYDYEMISLDYVNPTPWNTPRECSEGELEKKVKAEVEKVKDHSKAIYNFHCPPYNTRLDLAPKLDKKLKPVYILGDPVFEHVGGKAIRKAVEERQPMLGLHGHIHESFASDVIGKTIVLNPGSEYTEGILRGFIIDLSEKGVERYWKVEG
- a CDS encoding nitroreductase family protein; its protein translation is MDVFKAIKTRRTIRKFKPKDVSSEPLMMMIDAARWAPSAANKQPWEFIVVNDKEDRRKIAELYVNGYLREAEELPKSEHADRVDDPAQFKEKIEKMKDALRAQLEVPPIHIIVCADPAKSESYEIDTAAAIQNMLLAAHALGLGTAWIDLSNTILGKFFDKQALKNLLDIPDEIEVMAIIPVGYPDFIPPPPPRRIMKDIIHRGMY
- a CDS encoding PrsW family intramembrane metalloprotease, with protein sequence MTPLEFIIAFLVAAFAPSLCLLFYVWRREHFGHAPFRTIFLTFVYGAVVCSILALIIEMASSIIIRWMGFRFLDLEPAEITALIVAPLVEEGLKPMGVLRLRGHGVINGAKDGIVYGSASGLGFSAAENLLFEASALLSGGFTQWLLTSLWRAFSATFFHAGSTGLGGYGIGKKVEGRSSLFIVASFIGAVLAHSFYNLIIEEFTFVAILISVLLFAIVSKEVK
- a CDS encoding histidinol phosphate phosphatase domain-containing protein; the encoded protein is MGNRIDLHIHSLFSDGVLLPSEIVRRAEAMGYSVVAITDHADASNLEFIIPRLVTAAKELKKHSSVQLIPGVELTHIPLRSINGLARRARLLGAKLILVHGETLVEPVQRGTNHAAVICEEVDILAHPGLLSEVDAALAAKNNIYIELSARKGHCLTNGHVVKIAKETEAKMILNTDLHEPTEFLSQKQAYQIALGSGLNDSEALKVIKENPEDLAKQLTR
- a CDS encoding APC family permease — translated: MAEEVKPTIFVRRASGLVREVGPFTAMSLCLSHTIGGGINRLMVEASYNNPGANVPLAFAIVAIPVILTAICYTLLAVSMPRTGGDYIYITRALNPAIGFLSSWGFWFTEVLSLGIICFYDIAVWGLCLIIAGAATGNTAWLTLGSTMASDVPTMLVGGFILLIIFAGLAYFGMRSYGYLVNTLLVIPAVGSFATIFLLSAAGTPVAAKPLWDATWGAGSWDKIVALAYAHKDHPAFPIAPFSMDSTMAAGVAAIWAYIGFTAAAYVGGEIKNPSRSMVIAMILGTVCIIGYYVGCSALVYKAYGDFIPLYCFVHKNFLTDLQAIITHPPPRYLPSFAAALAPGNVALQLFVAVTAAIWLMNDIPAFFVVCSRLIFSWSFDRFFPETFAAVDARFHTPYWANTLTIIGGAIAVILCYFLELGVAGAYIAAMDTTMLYQVLVSFGCLAAALTPYVRKDVYEKGLRFEIGGVPVLTICGIVGFGLNFYFWLVCATWLSMRDMFTQAMWMMLGAIIFVGYYVYNTKKGIDVKSIYAEIPPA
- the hisC gene encoding histidinol-phosphate transaminase; translation: MIRVESYVRHSAKEAKLYFPISKPPTPMKKDVIRMHANENPLGPSPKVVQAIIDATTMVNRYPDPSYVELRQRIAKYVSLKPENVIVGSGSDEAIDLLIKTFVNPGDEAIISVPTFEVYEKVLKLAEGKPIFIPMRKKFYWDIEGIKQAISQRTKLIFICSPNNPTGSAILENDAEELALTGKLLVIDEAYAEFSAKTLIPLVQKYENVIILRTFSKFLGLAGLRVGYVLASPEIINYLDRVRLPFNVSLLAERAAITALDDIQHAIRARGLIRKWKRYLYSELAKIRKIRAFPSEANFILIDVTESRHSSTEIVNALSNLGILVKDCTGAKGLDGEYIRVSIGLKEENERFIKALKTILKA